One genomic segment of Carassius auratus strain Wakin chromosome 29, ASM336829v1, whole genome shotgun sequence includes these proteins:
- the LOC113047902 gene encoding zinc-binding protein A33-like: protein MADPLSFLEEDLTCLICCDVFTDPVTLKCSHSLCEKCLQHFWTTQDVPRCPVCRKECSHDEPTKSLAFRALCESFKKRKPSAVSADVCPEHEEKFKLFCFVDKQPICVVCYTSKKHEDHKCSPVNEAAGNLKEDLKTQMDRLQVTLGGLKKAHESCVKKVELIKECISMDENQIKEEFEKFHQFLRDEEEKQIRSLHKEKKPQDEKLQARMKELSAQISDLSERMAAVWQEIETENITFLQNYCNTLQRLQNPSVANTVPELQEYQHYPIQTIIFTTWIKMQNLNEHPPVTLDPDTASSKLLVSEDCTSVHCVENKMSVFDNPERMYVGVLGSQGFSSGVHCWDVQVENNSHWTLGVVSETVDRKKNYKTYPKRHFWCFHYMNSTYKQGNDSVSNINCFFGRPNIIRLQLDFDEGELRFIDPSRNRILCTYTGGFPEKVFPYFCTEDTLRPLNIFFSNKQKL from the exons ATGGCGGATCCTTTGTCCTTCCTGGAAGAGGATTTGACATGTCTCATCTGTTGTGATGTCTTCACCGATCCAGTCACATTGAAGTGTAGCCACAGTTTGTGTGAGAAATGTCTCCAGCATTTCTGGACGACTCAAGATGTGCCGCGGTGTCCGGTCTGTCGGAAGGAATGCTCTCACGACGAACCCACCAAGAGCCTGGCGTTCAGAGCACTCTGTGAGTCCTTCAAGAAGAGGAAACCCTCCGCTGTTTCAGCAGACGTTTGTCCAGAACATGAAGAAAAGTTCAAACTCTTCTGCTTTGTGGACAAGCAGCCAATCTGTGTGGTCTGTTACACATCAAAGAAGCACGAAGATCACAAGTGTTCACCTGTCAACGAGGCAGCTGGGAATTTAAAG GAGGATCTCAAGACACAAATGGACAGATTACAGGTGACACTCGGTGGCCTCAAGAAAGCCCATGAGAGCTGTGTTAAAAAGGTTGAGCTCATTAAG GAATGCATCAGTATGGATGAAAACCAGATAAAGGAGGAATTTGAGAAATTCCATCAGTTTCTGAGAGATGAGGAAGAGAAACAGATCAGATCTTTGCATAAAGAAAAGAAACCTCAAGATGAGAAACTCCAGGCAAGAATGAAGGAGCTCTCCGCACAGATATCAGATCTGTCTGAGAGGATGGCAGCCGTCTGGCAGGAAATAGAAACTGAAAACATCACATTTCTCCAG AATTACTGCAACACCCTACAAAG ACTCCAAAACCCATCAGTAGCAAACACAGTCCCTGAACTACAGGAATATCAGCACTATCCCATTCAGACAATAATCTTCACCACATGGATCAAAATGCAGAACCTCAATGAACACC CTCCTGTCACTCTGGACCCAGACACAGCATCCAGTAAACTGCTGGTGTCAGAGGATTGCACCAGTGTTCATTGtgtggaaaataaaatgagtGTGTTTGATAACCCAGAGAGAATGTATGTAGGAGTGCTGGGCTCACAGGGCTTCAGCTCAGGTGTGCACTGCTGGGACGTGCAGGTAGAAAACAACAGTCACTGGACGCTGGGAGTGGTGTCGGAAACAGTAGAccgcaaaaaaaattacaaaacgtATCCGAAGAGGCATTTCTGGTGTTTTCATTACATGAATTCTACATACAAGCAAGGAAATGATTCTGTCAGCAATATTAATTGCTTTTTTGGGAGGCCAAATATCATCCGACTGCAGCTGGACTTTGATGAAGGAGAGCTGAGATTCATCGACCCTTCTAGAAACAGGATTCTGTGCACCTACACCGGTGGATTTCCAGAGAAAGTGTTCCCATATTTCTGTACTGAAGATACGTTAAGGCCActtaacattttcttttcaaataaacaaaaattgtaa
- the LOC113047901 gene encoding zinc-binding protein A33-like has translation MADALSFLEEDLTCLICCEVFTDPVTLKCSHSLCEKCLQRFWTTQDVPRCPVCRKECSHDEPTKSLAFRALCESFKKRKPSAVSADVCPEHEEKFKLFCFVDKEPICVVCYTSKKHEDHKCSPVNEAAGNLKEDLKTQMSRLQTILGDLKKAHESCVKKVEINKECISMDETQIKEEFEKLRQFLKDEEEKWIRSLHKKTKLQDEKLQARMKELTAQISDLSERMAAVWQEIETENITFLQNYSNTLKRLQHPSVANTVPELQEYQHYPIQTMIFTTWVKMQNIVEQPPVTLDPDTASSKLLVSEDCTSVHYVENKMSVFDNPERMNVGVLGSQGFSSGVHCWDVQVENNSHWTLGVVSEKVDRKKNYTLYPKKHFWCFHYMNSTYKQGNDPVSNIDSNERPNIIRLQLDFDEGELRFIDPSRNRILCTYTGRFPDKVFPYFCTEDTISPLNIFFSNKPKL, from the exons ATGGCGGATGCTTTGTCCTTCCTGGAAGAGGATTTGACATGTCTCATCTGTTGTGAGGTCTTCACCGATCCGGTCACTCTGAAGTGTAGCCACAGTTTGTGTGAGAAATGTCTCCAGCGTTTCTGGACGACTCAAGATGTGCCGCGGTGTCCGGTCTGTCGGAAGGAATGTTCTCACGACGAACCCACCAAGAGCCTGGCGTTCAGAGCACTCTGTGAGTCCTTCAAGAAGAGGAAACCCTCCGCTGTTTCAGCAGACGTTTGTCCAGAACATGAAGAAAAGTTCAAACTCTTCTGCTTTGTGGACAAGGAGCCAATCTGTGTGGTCTGTTACACATCAAAGAAGCACGAAGATCACAAGTGTTCACCTGTCAACGAGGCTGCTGGGAATTTAAAG GAGGATCTCAAGACACAAATGAGCAGATTACAGACGATACTCGGTGACCTCAAGAAAGCCCACGAGAGCTGTGTTAAAAAGGTTGAGATCAATAAG GAATGCATCAGTATGGATGAAACCCAGATAAAGGAGGAATTTGAGAAGCTCCGTCAGTTCCTTAAAGACGAAGAGGAGAAATGGATCAGATCcttgcataaaaaaacaaaacttcaaGATGAGAAACTCCAGGCGAGAATGAAGGAGCTCACCGCACAGATATCAGATCTGTCTGAGAGGATGGCTGCCGTCTGGCAGGAAATAGAAACTGAAAACATCACATTTCTCCAG AATTACAGCAATACTTTAAAAAG ACTCCAACACCCATCAGTAGCAAACACAGTCCCTGAACTACAGGAATATCAGCACTATCCCATTCAGACAATGATCTTCACCACATGGGTCAAAATGCAGAACATTGTGGAACAGC CTCCTGTGACTCTGGACCCAGACACAGCATCCAGTAAACTGCTGGTGTCAGAGGATTGCACCAGTGTTCACTACGTGGAAAATAAAATGAGTGTGTTTGATAACCCAGAGAGAATGAATGTGGGAGTGCTGGGCTCACAGGGCTTCAGCTCAGGTGTGCACTGCTGGGACGTGCAGGTAGAAAACAACAGTCACTGGACGCTGGGAGTGGTGTCAGAAAAAGTAGACcgcaaaaaaaattacacattgtATCCGAAGAAACATTTTTGGTGTTTTCATTACATGAATTCTACATACAAGCAAGGAAATGATCCTGTCAGCAATATTGATAGCAATGAGAGGCCAAATATCATCCGACTGCAGCTGGACTTTGATGAAGGAGAGCTCAGATTCATCGACCCTTCCAGAAATAGGATTTTGTGCACCTACACTGGTAGATTTCCAGATAAAGTTTTCCCATATTTCTGTACTGAAGATACGATCAGCCCActtaacattttcttttcaaataaaccAAAATTGTAA